A window of Fusobacterium sp. IOR10 genomic DNA:
AGTTTTAGCCATTAAGTTATCTTTGTAAGTTACTTCGTTAAACATATATTTAGCATTTTCTTCTTGACCTTTTGCTTTTTCTTCGTCAATTGGTTTCATAATTAAAGCTTTTTCTTTTGCTGGACATACGTTAGCACAAGATCCACAACCTGTACAATCCATTATAGATACTTGTATTCTATATTGTAATCCATCTAAACCTTTACCAAGTGGTTTTTTAGTTTCTAATCCTTCTGGTGCATTAGCCATTTCTTTTTCATCTAATAAGAAAGGTCTAATTACAGCATGTGGACATACATAAGCACATTGACCACATTGGATACAATTTTCTACTTGCCATTCAGGAACATTTACTGCTACTCCTCTTTTTTCTAAAGAAGCTAAACCGTTTTCAATTGTACCGTCTTCATATCCGTTAAATGCTGAAACTGGTAATTCGTTTCCTCTAACGTGGTTTACTGCATCAGAGATATTTTTAGCATATGCTGCTGTTTTATCTTCAACACTTCCACAGTCACAAGATCCACAACAAGTTCCACATTCTGATTCACAAGAGATATCGTTTGGAAGGTCTTTCCATGCTGGATCAACTTTAATTTCTTGAATTCCGTCAGCACCTTTATCAATTGCATCCCAGTTTAATTTAACTACGTCGTCACCTTTTTTAGCATATGATTTTTTAGCATAATCTTTCATATATTGTTGAGCTTCTGCAAATGGAATGATGTCAGCTAATTTAAAGAATGCAGATTGCATTATTGTATTAGTTCTGTTTCCTAGTCCAATTTCTTCAGCTAATTTAGTTGCATTAATTATGTAGAATTTAGCATTTTTTTCAGCTAATTCTTTTTTAAAGCTGTTAGGAACATTGTGTAATAATTCTTCTTCAGTCCATACAGTATTTAATAGGAATGTTCCACCATTTTTTAATCCTGAAATCATATCATATTTTCCAACATAAGCTGCAAGAGAACATGCTACAAATGAAGGTGCAGATACTAGATATGTAGATCTAATAGGTTCTTTACCAAATCTTAAGTTAGATCTAGTGATTCCTCCTGATTTTTTAGAATCATAAGCGAAATATGCTTGAGCATATAAATCTGTTTTGTCACCTATAATTTTTATTGAGTTTTTGTTAGCTCCAACAGTTCCGTCTGCTCCTAGTCCGTAGAATAAACAAGCTTTTACGTCTTCTTTAGAAACAACTGTGTGATCAGTAAGTGGTAATGAAGTAAATGTTACATCATCATTAATACCAATTGTGAAACTATTTTTAGGTTTGTCTTTTAATAATTCGCTGTAAACTGCAAATATTTGAGAAGGATTAGTATCTTTAGATGATAGTCCATATCTTCCACCAACGATTACTGGTGAATTTTCTTTTCCGTTGAATAAAGATACAACGTCAAGATATAGAGGTTCTCCAACTGATCCAGCTTCTTTAGTTCTATCTAAAACAGCAATTTTTTTAACTGATTCAGGTAATGCTTGGAAGAAGTATTTAGCTGAGAATGGTCTGTATAAGTGAACTTTAACTAAACCAACTTTTTCTCCTCTAGATAATAAATTGTCAATAACTTCTTCAGCAGTTTCACAAACAGATCCCATAGCAATTATTACTCTGTCAGCTTCTGGATGTCCATAATAGTTAAATGGTTTGTAATCTCTTCCTGTTGCTTTAGAAATTTCTGATAAGTAATGAGCTACTACATCAGGTACTGCATCATAAAATTTATTTTGAGCTTCTCTTCCTTGGAAGTAAATGTCATCGTTTTGAGCTGTTCCTTTTGTTACTGGGAATTCAGGATTTAATGCTCTTTTTCTGAATTCTTCAATTTTATCTCTGTTAACTAATTTTTTAAATACATCATAATCCATTAGTTCAACTTTTTGAATTTCATGTGAAGTTCTGAATCCGTCAAAGAAATGCATGAATGGTATACTAGATTCTATAGCTGATAAATGTGCAACCCCTGCTAAGTCCATTACTTCTTGAACTGAGTTAGATGCTAACATAGCAAATCCAGTTTGTCTTGCTGCATATATATCTTGGTGATCTCCAAAGATAGATAATGCATGTGTAGATAATGATCTTGCTGATACATGTATAACACCTGGTAATAATTCCCCTGCTATTTTGTACATGTTAGGTATTTTTAATAATAACCCTTGAGAAGCTGTATAAGTAGTTGTTAGTGCCCCTGCTAACAAAGAACCATGAACAGTTCCCGCTGCTCCTGCCTCTGATTGCATTTCAACTAATTTTACTGGAACATCAAAGATATTTTTCATACCCTTTGCTGCCCATTCGTCAGTATATTCTGCCATTGGTGATGATGGTGTGATAGGATAAATTCCTGCTACTTCAGTAAACGCATATGATGCGTAAGCTGCTGCTTGGTTCCCATCCATAGTTTGCATTTGTTTTGCCATTTTGTTTCCTCCCTTTTTAAACCTTTTGAGTTTTTATTAATCACATTGGATATTAGAAGAGTATTCCAATACCTTCCTAATATTTTCAATATTATTAGCTTGCCTTTTGTTAATATTTTATTTGTTGTTTACTATATTAAAAGTATCTCTTGCAATTTCTAATTCTTCATTAGTAGGTATTTTAAAGATTTTTGCTTTAGAGTCTGCTGCTGTTAAGTCAACAATACCTTTTTTTCTAACTGAGTTTATTTCTTTATCTATTTTAATTCCCATAAACTCTAATCCTTCTAAAACTGCTTCTCTAACACCTGCTGCATTTTCTCCAATTCCACCAGCAAAGCAAACTGCGTCTACTCCACCAAGTTGTGCTGCATAGTTTCCTATGTAAGCTTTAATTTTATATATGAACATTTCTTCAGCAAGTATTGCTCTTTCATCCCCTGCTTCAACTCCATTTTCCATATCTCTACAGTCAGAAGATTTTCCATATATTCCTAAAATTCCTGATTCTTTATTTAGTCTTGAATCCATTTCTTTATCAGAAAGGTTTCTTTTTCCTTTTATAAATAAAACAGCTGCAGGATCAATATCCCCACATCTAGTTCCCATCATTACACCTTGTAATGGAGTAAGACCCATTGAAGTGTCTATACATTTCCCATCTTTAACAGCTGAGATTGATGCTCCATTTCCTAAATGACATACTATTATATTTGAATGTTCAGGATTTCCCATTGCTTTGATACATTCTTCAGAAACGAATTTATGAGATGTACCGTGGAATCCATATTTTCTTACTTTTAATTCAGTATAATCTTCATATGGTAGTGCATACATGTAAGATTTAGCTGGCATTGTTTGATGAAATGCAGTATCGAATACACATACATTTGGTTTCCCAGGCATTAATTCTCTACAAGTATCTATTCCCATTAAGTTTGCTGGATTGTGAAGTGGTGCTAATTCATTGTTTGATTCAATTGCTTTTAATACTTCGTCAGTTAATAATACTGATTTTGCAAATGCTTCTCCCCCATGAACTACTCTGTGACCTAATGCATCAACTTCATCAACTGAAGCAATTACTCCTATTTCTTTATCAGTTAATGTATTTATTACTAATGTTAAAGCTTCTTTATGTGTAGGCATTGCTTGTTTAAATTCTTTTTCTAAATCAGTTGAAGGAACTTCATATTCCATTCTTGATCCTTCTATTCCTATTCTTTCACAAAGTCCCTTTGCAAAAACTAAACCTGATTCAGGATTTAATAATTGATATTTTAAAGATGAACTACCACAATTTATTACCAATACTTTCATTAAATAAACTCCTTTTACTTTTTTATATTTATTAATACTTATTAATCTTGTGCTGCTATTGTACATGTAGTACAAGCTTGAGCTGAAGTAATTGCAACTAAAACAGTTATATCATCTATTGAACATCCTCTAGATAAATCGTTTATAGGTGCATTTAAACCTTGAATTATTGGACCATAAGCATTTGCTCCTGCAAGTCTTTGAACTAATTTATATCCTATATTACCAGCTGATAAAGTTGGGAATATTAAAACATTTGCATTTCCAGAAACATCAGATAAAGGAGCTTTAACTTCTCCTACTGATTTAACTAAAGCAGCATCTGCTTGTAATTCGTCATCAAATCTGAAAGAAACTTTTCTTTCTCTTAATATTTTTCCTGCATCTTTAACTAAATCAACACATTCATGATGTGCAGAACCTTTAGTTGAGAAAGTCATTAATGCAACTCTTGGATTTATTCCAGCTATTGTTATAGCTGTTTCAGCAGCTGAAGTAGCTATATCAGCCAATTGTTCTGAAGTTGGTTTTGGTATAACTGAACAATCTCCAAATAATAAGATGCTTCCAAATAAATCTTTCTTTTGAGTTAATTCCATTACAAAAACAGAAGAAACTGTTTTTACTCCTGGTCTTGTTCCTATAACTTGAATTCCTGCTCTTAATACGTTAGCTGTTGGTGCAGTTGCTCCAGATACCATTCCTTCTGCATCTCCCATCTTAACTAACATTGCTCCTAGGAAATCTTTATCAGACATTAATTTTGCTTTTGCTTGTTCAAAAGTCATTCCTTTTTTTGATCTTATTTCTGCTAATTTAGTAGCATATGCATCCATTTTTTCAAAATTTTCAGGATCAACTATAGTAGCCCCTTCAATTGAAATTTCATAGGCTTTAGCATCTAAAGCTATTTTTTCTGCACTTCCTATTAATATTGGACGTGCTAATTTTTCCTTTAATATTTCTGCTGTTGCTCTCATTACTCTTTCATCATGTGCTTCTGGTAACACAATCCTACTGTTTGATACTAAGGCTTTTTTTCTTACTTTTCCTAAAAAACTCACTTTAGTCCTCCTCAAAGATTTAATAATAATTTATTTATAACATTAACTGTTGTTAAACGTAATTTAACTATTTTTCTTAAACTTCAACTATATATTAACAAATTTTACAAATATTTACAATTTTTTTTTTGCTTTTTTTCGCTCTTTTTTCTAACTAAAAAGCAAATAAAACGATTAATTTTTAATCAAATATTGCGTTAATATATTCTTTAGCGTTGAACTTCCTAAGATCTTCAATACTTTCTCCCACTCCAATATATTTAATTGGTTTTTTAATTTTTTCTGAAATGCTAAAAATAATTCCCCCTTTAGCTGTTCCATCTAACTTTGTCACAACAAATCCTGTTAATTTAGTTGACTCGTTAAACATTTCAGCTTGGGATAATCCATTTTGCCCTGTAGTCCCATCTAACACTAGGATTGATTCGTATCTTTCGCTTCCTATTTTTTTAACTATAATATTATTTATTTTTTCCAATTCTTTCATTAAATTTGCTTTATTGTGTAATCTTCCAGCTGTATCTATGATAACCACATCTGCTTTTTGAGCTGCAGCTATGGAAATAGTTTCATAAACAACTGCTCCAGGATCACTTCCTTGTTCTTTACTTATAACTTCAACCTCTGCTCTTTTACCCCATTCTTCTAGTTGCTCTATAGCTGCAGCTCTAAATGTATCTGCTGCACCAATTATAACTTTCTTTCCTTCTTTTTTCAATTGATTTGCTATCTTCCCTATAGTTGTAGTTTTTCCTACTCCGTTTACTCCCACAACTAATATTACATTTAATTCTCCATCTCTAATATCAAGTTCATTATTTTCTTTAATTAAGAAACCTTCCATAACCAATCTTAAAACTTCATAGATTTCCTTTGGATCCTTTAAACCTCTTTTCTTAACTTCCTTTTCTAGAGATGACACTATCTTCATAGTCATATCCATTCCAATATCAGATTGCACTAACAATTCTTCTAATTCTTCATACATTCCATCATCTATTACATCTTTTCCTGAAAAAATATCTTTTATTTTTCCAAAGAAACCTTCCCTTGTTCTGAAAAGTTTTTCCCTTAAAGATTTAAATAAATTTATTTTTTTACTACTTTCTTCATCTATTAGTATATTATCCTCTTCAATCGGTATATTGTTCTTTTCAACCTTCTCTTCTACTTCAGTTTCTTTTTTTCTAAATAATTTTTTAAAAATCCCCATATTCCCTCCATAAAATAGTACTCACACCTATCTTTATATTAGCATATATATTCTTTTTTTTCAATAATTTACATTTTTTAAAAAAAATTGCAAATTTAAAAATATTGGTATAGAATACATAATATAATAAATTTATTTAAGGGGGATTTTTAAATGGATAAAGCACTAGAAATAGTTAGAAAAGCTAGAAGAAAAAATAAAATAGAAAGGGAAATCCAAGATCACGAAAAAAAAGTAAGGGATAATAAAAAAAGAGTTTTACTTCTTAATAATTTAGAAGAATATATTAAACCAACTATGACTTATGAAGATTTTGTAAGTATAGTTGAAAATATGAAATTAGATTATGAAGAAAGAGTTAGTGATCACACTATTAGTATTGCTGATCTTGAAAAGGAAAGAAAAAATATAATTGGAGATTTGAGAAAAGCTGGAATAAAAAATACACCTGTTGAATAGGAGAACCAATGTCATCTAAATATTTAGAAATTTTAATAGAGGAATTTAACAAACTTCCTGGAATAGGGAAAAAATCCGCTACTAGACTGGCCTTTCATGTATTGGATTTAAAGGAAGAAGAGGTTAATAATTTTGCAAAGGCAATAACAAATGTAAAAGTTTATGTTAAAAAATGTAAGATTTGTGGAAATTTTAGTGAAAATGAAATTTGTAATATTTGCTCAGATGAAACAAGAGATAATTCAATTATTTGTGTTGTTGAAGATGGGAAAGATATTCTTCCAATAGAAAAAACTAGAAAATATAATGGAAGTTACCATGTTTTAAATGGAAAAATTGCTCCATTAAATGGAATTACACCAGATAAATTAAATATTAAATCTCTTTTAAATAGAATTGCAAATGAATCTATAGAAGAGGTTATTTTCGCCTTAAGTTCTGATTTAGAAGGGGAAACAACTGTTATGTATTTAACAAAATTAATAAAACCCTTTGGTTTAACAGTTTCAAAATTAGCCAGTGGTATCCCAATGGGTGGAAATTTAGAATTTACAGATAGTGCTACAATTAGTAAAGCTATTGAAGGAAGACAAAAATTATAAAAAATGGGGAAATATCCCCTTTTTTTTATAAAATTTTATATAAATATAACCCTATAAATACAACTATTCCACCTGTGCACAGCTAACATAAACACAATATATAGTTGTTTCTCTTGAAAAAAAACGCCATATATGGTATTATACCTTAGATTCAATTTTATATTAAGGGGTGCGATTTTATGAAAATAATTAAAAGAAGTGGGATGGAAGTTGATTTTAATATAAACAAAATCATCAGTGCTATTGGAAAGGCAAATAAAGAAGTTCCAGAAACTGAAAAAATTTCTAAAGAAGATATTTTGAAATTAGCTGGCACTGTTGAAAGCATTTGCTTAAATTCAGATCATTCGTTAAATGTTGAAGATATACAAGATCTTGTGGAATTAAATTTGATGAAAGGTAAACACTTTTCTGTGGCTAAAAAATATATTACCTACAGATATCAAAGGGCTTTAGTTAGAAAATCTAACTCTACAGATGCTCAAATTTTAAGTTTACTTAATAGTTCAAATGAAGAAATTAAACAAGAAAATTCAAATAAAAATTCCACAGTTGTAAGTGTTCAAAGGGATTACATGGCTGGGGAAGTTAGTAAGGATATTACAAAACGTTTTTTACTAGATCAAGATATTGTAGATGCTCACGATAAGGGAATTATACATTTTCATGATGCTGATTATTTTGCTCAACATATGCACAATTGTGATTTGGTAAATTTAGAGGATATGCTACAAAACGGAACTGTAATTAGTGGTACTAGAATTGATAAGCCTCATTCTTTTTCAACAGCTTGTAACATTGCAACTCAAATAATTGCTCAAGTTGCAAGTTCTCAATATGGAGGTCAAAGCATTTCCCTTGCTCACTTGGCTCCCTTTGTTGAAGTTAGTAGAAATAAAATAAAAAAACAATTAAAGGAAAATTTTAATGAAATTGGCATTGAAATAACTGAAGAAAAATTTAATCAATTAGTTGAAAAAAGAGTTAGAGATGAAGTTAATCGTGGTGTACAAACTATTCAATATCAAGTTGTAACTCTTATGACAACAAATGGACAATCTCCATTTGTAACAGTATTTATGTACTTAGGAGAAGCTAAAAACAAACAAGAGGAAAAGGATTTAGCTATGATAATTGAGGAAGTTTTAGACCAACGTTATCAAGGAGTTAAAAATGAACAAGGAGTATGGGTTACCCCTGCTTTCCCAAAATTAATCTATGTTTTACAAGAAAATAATATTAATGAGGATTCTCCATATTATTATTTAACTGAAAAAGCTGGAAAATGTACTGCTAAACGTATGGTTCCAGATTATATTTCAGAAAAGAAAATGAAAGAATTAAAAGATGGTAATTGTTATACTTGCATGGGTTGTCGTTCTTTTTTAACAGTTTATCATGATGAAAATGATAAGCCTAAGTTTTATGGAAGATTTAATCAAGGGGTTGTAACTATTAATTTAGTTGACATTGCTTGTTCTTCAGAAAAGAACAGAGATAAATTCTGGAAAATCTTTGATGAACGTTTAGATCTTTGTTATAGAGGATTAATGGCTAGACATAATCGTTTAAAGGGAACTATATCTGATGTTGCTCCTATTTTATGGCAAAATGGAGCCCTAGCTAGACTTGAAAAGGGTGAAACTATTGACAAATTATTATTTAATGGATATTCTACAATTTCTTTAGGTTATGCTGGACTTTATGAATGTATTAAATACATGACTGGAAAATCTCATACTGATCCTGAAGCTACACCTTTTGCTTTGGAAATAATGAAACACTTAAATGACGCTTGTGCCACATGGAAGAAAAAACATAATATAGATTTTTCTGTTTATGGAACTCCACTTGAAAGTACAACTTATAAATTTGCTAAATTACTTAAGAAAAGATTTGGAATAATTGAAGGTGTCACTGATAAAAACTATATTACTAACAGCTATCATATTAATGTTTCTGAAAACATTGATGCTTTTTCTAAATTAAGTTTTGAAGCAAAATTCCAAGAATTATCCCCTGGTGGAGCAATAAGTTACATTGAAACTCCAAATATGGAAGATAATTTAGAGGCAATTATGGCTGTTCTTAAACATATATATGATAATATTATGTATGCTGAAATAAATACAAAGAGTGATTATTGTCAAAAATGTGGTTACACAGGAGAAATTCAAATTCAAGAGGATGAAAATGGAAAACTAATTTGGAAATGTCCTCACTGTGGAAATACTGATCAAACTACAATGAATGTTGCTAGAAGAACTTGTGGATATATTGGAACTCAATATTGGAATCAAGGAAGAACTCAAGAAATTAAAGAGAGAGTTCTACACTTATAAAAAGGAAGTTTATTATGTACTATGGAAATATAAAAAAAGTTGATATTGCCAATGGAAAAGGGGTAAGGGTTTCTCTCTTTGTTTCTGGCTGTAGAAATCGTTGTAAAAATTGTTTTAATCCTGAGACTCAAAATTTTAAATATGGAAAAGAATTTACACAAGAAACTGAAAACTATATTTTAGAATTACTTAAGGAAAAATATATTAGTGGATTAACTGTCTTAGGAGGAGAACCCTTTGAAGAGGAAAATCAAAGAAGATTATTACCCTTTATTAAAAAAGTTAAATCTCAGTTTCCAGAAAAAAACCTATGGTTTTACACAGGATATGTATATGATAAAGATTTAATACCAAATGGAAAAAAATATTGTGAAGTAACTGATGAACTTTTACATTACATAGATGTTTTAATAGACGGACCCTTTATAGAGGAAGAAAAAGATATTACTCTTAAATTTAGAGGATCACGAAATCAAAGAATCATTCATTTAAAAAACAAATAAAAGGAAAGCTGTCATATGTAAGTGTATGACAGCTTATTTTTATTTATTGACTTTCTTAATTAAATTAGCTAAACTTAAAAGTAGAGATCACCTTTAGGAGGTATAATTTTGGATTCAAACACAGAGAACATTTTGGGAAAAAACAAAATATCCATGCTTTTATTAAAATTTTCCATCCCTGCTATAATAGCTTTAATAACAACAGCAATTTACAACATAGCTGACCAAATATTTATTGGGCATAGCGTTGGGTTTTTAGGAAATGCTGCAACTAATATAACCTTTCCTATTATTAGTATTTGCACCTCTATTGTTTTACTTACAGGAATAGGTACTTCAGCTTGCTTTAGTATTGCCCTTGGGGAAAAGAACACACAAAAGACAAAGGAAATTATTGGAAATGGATTGTTCTTAAATATCTTTTTTTCTATTTCATTTACCATATTTCTACTCTTGAACATAGAGAAAATCTTATTAATTTTTGGTGCAACAAAGGATATTCTCCCCTATGCTATGACTTATACTAAAATAACAGCTTTGGGAATTCCATTTCTAATATTTTTTTCAGCTATTACTTTCTGGGTTAGAGCTGATGGAAGTCCTAAATTTGCCATGGGAATAACCTTAACTGGAGCCATTACAAATATTATATTGGACCCTATTTTCATTTTTGGATTTGATTTAGGAATGGCTGGAGCAGCCTTGGCCACTATTATAGGGCAGTTCTTATCTGCATGTTTAGCACTTTTTTATTTAACAAAAAGATTTAAAAGTTTCAAAATAACATTAGCTTCATTTATATTCCCTAAATTAAATATAATTAGACATATTTTTTTATTGGGAATGTCCCAGTCAGCTAATCAACTTGGACTTATGCTTGTGCAAATAACCATGAATAACGTTCTTACCTATTATGGGTCCCGTTCCATATATGGAGCTGAAATTCCCCTTGCTTGTGTAGGAATTATTTTAAAAATAAATATACTATTCTTGTATATTATAATTGGTATATCCCAAGGGGCACAACCTATTCTAGGCTATAACATTGGTTCTAAGCAATATGATAGGGTTATTAAAACTATTAAGCTAGCACTTAAATGTGATTCAGTGGTTTCAATAACTGCCTTTATACTATTTCAAACCTTTCCAAGGGAAATTATTTCCATCTTTGGAACAGGTACTGAAGAATATTTTCTTTTTGCTGAAAAGTTCTTTAAGATATTTATGTTTTTTACCTTTGCTAACTTTATTCAAATTTTTGCAGGTAATTTCTTCAGTGCAATTGGAAGAGGAAAAATTGGTTTATTTATAGCTATTACTAGACAATTCCTATTTTTATTACCTTTGATTATTTTTCTTCCTATGATATTTGGAATAGAAGGAATATTCTTTTCTGCTCCAACAGCTGACATATTAGCTTTAAGCATCACAATGTATTTCCTTAGAAGAGAATATGTTAAAATTAAAAATTTAGAAATTGAACAAAAAAAAGGACTTATATGAAAATTCATATAAGCCCTTTTTTTATAATTATACTTCTGTTATTTAACTTGAGAATTTACAACAACTCCTTGTAAATTTTTAGATTTTTTTTCTTTAGGTTCAAATTCCTTAGCATCTCTAACCTTAGAAGTTTGAGGTTTATCATCTGGTAATACAATATTTAAAATAACTGCTATTCCAGCTGAAACTGCTATTCCAGATCCTCCAAA
This region includes:
- a CDS encoding DUF496 family protein, with amino-acid sequence MDKALEIVRKARRKNKIEREIQDHEKKVRDNKKRVLLLNNLEEYIKPTMTYEDFVSIVENMKLDYEERVSDHTISIADLEKERKNIIGDLRKAGIKNTPVE
- the nrdD gene encoding anaerobic ribonucleoside-triphosphate reductase, coding for MKIIKRSGMEVDFNINKIISAIGKANKEVPETEKISKEDILKLAGTVESICLNSDHSLNVEDIQDLVELNLMKGKHFSVAKKYITYRYQRALVRKSNSTDAQILSLLNSSNEEIKQENSNKNSTVVSVQRDYMAGEVSKDITKRFLLDQDIVDAHDKGIIHFHDADYFAQHMHNCDLVNLEDMLQNGTVISGTRIDKPHSFSTACNIATQIIAQVASSQYGGQSISLAHLAPFVEVSRNKIKKQLKENFNEIGIEITEEKFNQLVEKRVRDEVNRGVQTIQYQVVTLMTTNGQSPFVTVFMYLGEAKNKQEEKDLAMIIEEVLDQRYQGVKNEQGVWVTPAFPKLIYVLQENNINEDSPYYYLTEKAGKCTAKRMVPDYISEKKMKELKDGNCYTCMGCRSFLTVYHDENDKPKFYGRFNQGVVTINLVDIACSSEKNRDKFWKIFDERLDLCYRGLMARHNRLKGTISDVAPILWQNGALARLEKGETIDKLLFNGYSTISLGYAGLYECIKYMTGKSHTDPEATPFALEIMKHLNDACATWKKKHNIDFSVYGTPLESTTYKFAKLLKKRFGIIEGVTDKNYITNSYHINVSENIDAFSKLSFEAKFQELSPGGAISYIETPNMEDNLEAIMAVLKHIYDNIMYAEINTKSDYCQKCGYTGEIQIQEDENGKLIWKCPHCGNTDQTTMNVARRTCGYIGTQYWNQGRTQEIKERVLHL
- the pta gene encoding phosphate acetyltransferase; amino-acid sequence: MSFLGKVRKKALVSNSRIVLPEAHDERVMRATAEILKEKLARPILIGSAEKIALDAKAYEISIEGATIVDPENFEKMDAYATKLAEIRSKKGMTFEQAKAKLMSDKDFLGAMLVKMGDAEGMVSGATAPTANVLRAGIQVIGTRPGVKTVSSVFVMELTQKKDLFGSILLFGDCSVIPKPTSEQLADIATSAAETAITIAGINPRVALMTFSTKGSAHHECVDLVKDAGKILRERKVSFRFDDELQADAALVKSVGEVKAPLSDVSGNANVLIFPTLSAGNIGYKLVQRLAGANAYGPIIQGLNAPINDLSRGCSIDDITVLVAITSAQACTTCTIAAQD
- the nifJ gene encoding pyruvate:ferredoxin (flavodoxin) oxidoreductase; translated protein: MAKQMQTMDGNQAAAYASYAFTEVAGIYPITPSSPMAEYTDEWAAKGMKNIFDVPVKLVEMQSEAGAAGTVHGSLLAGALTTTYTASQGLLLKIPNMYKIAGELLPGVIHVSARSLSTHALSIFGDHQDIYAARQTGFAMLASNSVQEVMDLAGVAHLSAIESSIPFMHFFDGFRTSHEIQKVELMDYDVFKKLVNRDKIEEFRKRALNPEFPVTKGTAQNDDIYFQGREAQNKFYDAVPDVVAHYLSEISKATGRDYKPFNYYGHPEADRVIIAMGSVCETAEEVIDNLLSRGEKVGLVKVHLYRPFSAKYFFQALPESVKKIAVLDRTKEAGSVGEPLYLDVVSLFNGKENSPVIVGGRYGLSSKDTNPSQIFAVYSELLKDKPKNSFTIGINDDVTFTSLPLTDHTVVSKEDVKACLFYGLGADGTVGANKNSIKIIGDKTDLYAQAYFAYDSKKSGGITRSNLRFGKEPIRSTYLVSAPSFVACSLAAYVGKYDMISGLKNGGTFLLNTVWTEEELLHNVPNSFKKELAEKNAKFYIINATKLAEEIGLGNRTNTIMQSAFFKLADIIPFAEAQQYMKDYAKKSYAKKGDDVVKLNWDAIDKGADGIQEIKVDPAWKDLPNDISCESECGTCCGSCDCGSVEDKTAAYAKNISDAVNHVRGNELPVSAFNGYEDGTIENGLASLEKRGVAVNVPEWQVENCIQCGQCAYVCPHAVIRPFLLDEKEMANAPEGLETKKPLGKGLDGLQYRIQVSIMDCTGCGSCANVCPAKEKALIMKPIDEEKAKGQEENAKYMFNEVTYKDNLMAKTTVKGSQFAQPLFEFNGACPGCGETPYIKAITQLFGDRMMVANATGCSSIYSGSSPSTPYCKNAQGEGPSWGSSLFEDNAEYGFGMRVAVEALRDRLQDIMEKNMDKVDAKVAALFTKWIENRKSSEITREVKNELLPLLEACGCEVSKEILSLKQYLVKKSQWIFGGDGWAYDIGYGGVDHVLATNEDVNILVMDTEVYSNTGGQASKSTPTGAVAKFAAAGKSYKKKDLAAIAMSYGHIYIAQVSMGANQQQYLKALAEAEAHDGPSLIIAYSPCINHGVRKGMSKSQTEMKLATECGYWPIFRYNPALEAEGKNPLTLDMKEPNWDKYQEYLMGEVRYATLKKANPAHAEELFAKNKFDAQRRWRQYNRLAAMDFSTEKK
- the ftsY gene encoding signal recognition particle-docking protein FtsY, whose amino-acid sequence is MGIFKKLFRKKETEVEEKVEKNNIPIEEDNILIDEESSKKINLFKSLREKLFRTREGFFGKIKDIFSGKDVIDDGMYEELEELLVQSDIGMDMTMKIVSSLEKEVKKRGLKDPKEIYEVLRLVMEGFLIKENNELDIRDGELNVILVVGVNGVGKTTTIGKIANQLKKEGKKVIIGAADTFRAAAIEQLEEWGKRAEVEVISKEQGSDPGAVVYETISIAAAQKADVVIIDTAGRLHNKANLMKELEKINNIIVKKIGSERYESILVLDGTTGQNGLSQAEMFNESTKLTGFVVTKLDGTAKGGIIFSISEKIKKPIKYIGVGESIEDLRKFNAKEYINAIFD
- a CDS encoding acetate/propionate family kinase → MKVLVINCGSSSLKYQLLNPESGLVFAKGLCERIGIEGSRMEYEVPSTDLEKEFKQAMPTHKEALTLVINTLTDKEIGVIASVDEVDALGHRVVHGGEAFAKSVLLTDEVLKAIESNNELAPLHNPANLMGIDTCRELMPGKPNVCVFDTAFHQTMPAKSYMYALPYEDYTELKVRKYGFHGTSHKFVSEECIKAMGNPEHSNIIVCHLGNGASISAVKDGKCIDTSMGLTPLQGVMMGTRCGDIDPAAVLFIKGKRNLSDKEMDSRLNKESGILGIYGKSSDCRDMENGVEAGDERAILAEEMFIYKIKAYIGNYAAQLGGVDAVCFAGGIGENAAGVREAVLEGLEFMGIKIDKEINSVRKKGIVDLTAADSKAKIFKIPTNEELEIARDTFNIVNNK
- the nrdG gene encoding anaerobic ribonucleoside-triphosphate reductase activating protein yields the protein MYYGNIKKVDIANGKGVRVSLFVSGCRNRCKNCFNPETQNFKYGKEFTQETENYILELLKEKYISGLTVLGGEPFEEENQRRLLPFIKKVKSQFPEKNLWFYTGYVYDKDLIPNGKKYCEVTDELLHYIDVLIDGPFIEEEKDITLKFRGSRNQRIIHLKNK
- the recR gene encoding recombination mediator RecR yields the protein MSSKYLEILIEEFNKLPGIGKKSATRLAFHVLDLKEEEVNNFAKAITNVKVYVKKCKICGNFSENEICNICSDETRDNSIICVVEDGKDILPIEKTRKYNGSYHVLNGKIAPLNGITPDKLNIKSLLNRIANESIEEVIFALSSDLEGETTVMYLTKLIKPFGLTVSKLASGIPMGGNLEFTDSATISKAIEGRQKL